One genomic segment of Natrialbaceae archaeon AArc-T1-2 includes these proteins:
- a CDS encoding DUF7345 domain-containing protein has product MNVRVGWLVLVLVIAAVVGVAPGVGVTIGQSQVGPMMTGQEDIDPDEVRLDVELDADGSAEWTIEFWVRLDDDESTEAFESLEADVADDPEAHTREFAERIDGTVEAASDATGREMSAEGFDVGTERQSLAREYGVVRYSFHWNGFAAAEDGDLHAGDALEGIYLDDDTRLLIGWSEEYELTSVTPDPDEQRDQAVIWRGGQTDFVSGEPRVVVSQPGTGLGVGTAVGGLAVVGALGALAVWWYRTRVDGEKRDREKDQPDGSTEMAVEPTTSSSSADPSRELLSNEEQVLRLIEERGGRMKQQDVVEELGWTDAKTSKVISGLREEGELESFRLGRENVLSLPEEADEQRS; this is encoded by the coding sequence ATGAACGTTCGTGTCGGTTGGTTGGTTCTCGTCCTGGTAATCGCGGCCGTCGTCGGTGTGGCCCCGGGCGTCGGCGTGACGATAGGACAGTCACAGGTCGGCCCGATGATGACTGGCCAGGAGGACATCGACCCGGACGAGGTCCGACTCGACGTCGAGTTAGACGCCGATGGTTCCGCCGAGTGGACCATCGAGTTCTGGGTGCGACTGGACGACGACGAGAGCACCGAGGCGTTCGAGTCACTCGAGGCCGACGTCGCTGACGATCCGGAAGCACACACCCGGGAGTTCGCCGAGCGGATCGATGGGACGGTCGAGGCGGCGAGTGACGCGACGGGCAGGGAGATGAGTGCCGAGGGGTTCGACGTCGGTACCGAACGACAGTCACTCGCTCGCGAGTACGGCGTCGTCAGGTACTCGTTTCATTGGAACGGGTTCGCCGCGGCCGAAGACGGCGACCTGCACGCTGGCGACGCACTCGAGGGGATCTACCTCGACGACGACACGCGATTGCTGATCGGATGGTCTGAAGAGTACGAACTGACCTCGGTCACACCAGACCCGGACGAACAGCGCGATCAGGCCGTCATCTGGCGAGGGGGGCAGACCGATTTCGTCTCCGGTGAACCACGGGTCGTCGTCTCCCAGCCAGGAACGGGACTCGGTGTTGGGACCGCGGTCGGGGGTCTCGCCGTCGTCGGTGCGCTCGGAGCGCTGGCCGTCTGGTGGTACCGAACGCGTGTCGATGGGGAGAAGCGGGATCGTGAGAAGGATCAGCCCGATGGGAGTACCGAGATGGCTGTTGAACCGACGACTTCGAGTTCGTCGGCTGACCCGTCGCGGGAACTGTTGAGCAACGAAGAACAGGTCCTCAGGCTCATCGAAGAACGTGGTGGACGGATGAAACAACAGGACGTCGTCGAGGAGCTCGGCTGGACCGACGCGAAGACGAGCAAGGTGATAAGTGGGTTACGCGAGGAGGGCGAACTCGAGTCGTTCCGCCTCGGCCGCGAGAACGTTCTCTCGCTTCCGGAGGAGGCAGATGAACAACGCAGTTGA
- a CDS encoding TrmB family transcriptional regulator, producing MTTDESDAIEAFERLGLTSYEAKVFIALQQLGSGSAREIADVADVPRSQVYSVAESLEGRGLLEVQQSNPIRYRPVSVDEARETLRDRFENEQERAFEYVETVREETAGEEAQEDIWTIRDRDRVDDRVVDVLSRADDRIVFGTRLPELVTDEIERTLEERAAAGVEVTTISRSATVRDRFESLEDVRAYSPPRHRTENGDDRSGRIALVDDDTVLLSVVDDDGSETAIWSASSLFASVLIQLIEASTETPP from the coding sequence ATGACGACCGACGAAAGCGACGCGATCGAGGCCTTCGAACGGCTCGGGCTCACCAGCTACGAGGCGAAAGTATTCATCGCACTCCAGCAACTGGGCTCGGGTAGCGCACGTGAGATTGCCGACGTCGCCGACGTTCCCCGCTCGCAGGTCTACAGCGTCGCCGAGAGCCTCGAGGGGCGAGGGTTGCTCGAGGTCCAGCAGTCGAACCCGATCAGGTACCGGCCGGTCAGCGTCGACGAGGCACGCGAGACGCTTCGCGATCGCTTCGAGAACGAACAGGAGCGGGCCTTCGAGTACGTCGAGACCGTCCGCGAGGAGACCGCCGGCGAGGAAGCGCAGGAGGACATCTGGACCATCCGCGATCGCGACCGGGTCGACGACCGCGTCGTCGACGTGCTCTCGAGAGCCGACGACCGCATCGTCTTCGGGACGCGCCTGCCGGAACTGGTAACCGACGAGATCGAACGAACGCTCGAGGAGCGGGCGGCCGCGGGCGTCGAGGTGACGACGATCAGCAGATCGGCGACGGTCCGGGACCGATTCGAGAGTCTCGAGGACGTCCGGGCCTACTCGCCGCCACGACACCGGACCGAGAACGGGGACGACCGGTCGGGTCGGATCGCGCTCGTCGACGACGACACCGTCCTCCTGAGCGTCGTCGACGACGACGGCAGCGAGACGGCGATCTGGAGCGCGTCGTCGCTGTTTGCCTCCGTGCTGATCCAGTTGATCGAGGCGAGTACTGAGACGCCGCCCTGA
- a CDS encoding efflux RND transporter permease subunit, with protein sequence MSRRHRIADAITTHARVVVVAFLLATAVVGVGVTALETDPSLEQFRADSPEASALEYADRNFEAATANTTTVQLVLEDQDGDALARESLIAGLQFQQSIRKAESVEGTLAAENPTVGVENVVATAAVREREAAELEAEAADLEARGEALTETTVRLEATLDQVRELQREYESLNESRANGTIDEKSYERRAEAIEDDLETAVENATADLEDDQTTQFEGAVARIVDAEGELAAIERAYAAGEIDARTYDRRTDRLEEAIETATADGTVGVLDDEYAALRETAERLEQRRADLESLEQPPLDEQIAALESLSETEYETILERALDGEGPGNDAAVQFLPSSYEPGSTTADARMVVVTQTTDPDVQGPTTAHDRLVESQLEIRELAEDREEEYAVFGFGIVADEIDRSIDDSLAIVGPLAVAFVVVALLIAYRDPIDVALGIAGTIAVLVWTFGVAGWAGIAFNQTFVAIPVLLVGLSIDYAIHVFMRYREHREALRASDRASGPSAREHRETPRVSELRTGSGATREDESGVRNAMTVALAGVGVAFVWVTTTTTIGFLATLTSPVAPIREFGVVSAVGILSALLVFGVVLPAAKVELDAALERHGIDRHKRAIGTGDRAATLLSAGTVAARRVPLVVLACVLLITAGAVYAAADVDTSVEEDELLVEQPPAWTESMPGPFEPGTYGASEDLEVLESTFQREDATGQIVVRGNVTDGETLQRVARAETEAAEADTIYTLPTGEADVRSPLSAVDETAREDDSLEATVSLADRTDDGVPDQNLEGVYDRLFAADSETASDVVYRTETGEYEAIRLVVAVRGDADPAEAATELRAIAATIDDDDRLTAVATDGPVLTTVVEEDVHATVQGSLVLSVLVVVAVLAVAYRATGTRASLAAVTILPVALAVAWVVGTMALLSIPFNAVTGMIASLTVGIGVAYSIHVSSRYVLELERRETVRDALETTIAGTGGAVLASAVTTVGGVGTLAVAILPVLRQFGVITALSIAYAFLASVFVLPTLLVLWTRYLGPDVSLEDDGSSCRRDDP encoded by the coding sequence ATGTCTCGCCGTCACCGGATCGCCGACGCGATCACGACACACGCTCGAGTCGTCGTCGTGGCGTTCCTGCTCGCGACGGCCGTCGTCGGCGTCGGCGTGACGGCCCTCGAGACGGATCCCTCCCTCGAGCAGTTTCGGGCCGACTCACCGGAGGCGTCGGCGCTCGAGTACGCCGATCGGAACTTCGAGGCCGCGACGGCGAATACGACCACCGTCCAGCTGGTTCTCGAAGACCAGGATGGCGACGCCCTCGCGAGGGAATCACTGATCGCCGGCCTGCAGTTCCAGCAGTCGATCCGGAAAGCGGAGTCGGTCGAGGGAACGCTCGCTGCGGAGAACCCGACGGTCGGTGTCGAGAACGTCGTCGCGACGGCGGCCGTTCGCGAGCGAGAGGCTGCCGAACTCGAGGCCGAGGCGGCCGACCTCGAGGCCCGCGGCGAGGCGCTGACCGAGACGACGGTCCGTCTCGAGGCGACGCTCGATCAGGTTCGTGAGCTCCAGCGGGAGTACGAGTCGCTCAACGAGTCACGCGCAAACGGCACGATAGACGAGAAGAGCTACGAGCGACGGGCCGAGGCGATCGAAGACGACCTCGAGACGGCCGTCGAGAACGCGACTGCCGACCTCGAGGACGACCAGACGACGCAGTTCGAAGGGGCTGTTGCACGCATCGTCGACGCCGAGGGCGAGCTCGCGGCCATCGAACGGGCGTACGCGGCCGGCGAGATCGACGCACGAACCTACGACCGCCGGACCGATCGTCTCGAGGAAGCGATCGAGACCGCCACCGCCGACGGCACCGTCGGGGTCCTCGACGACGAGTACGCTGCTCTCCGGGAGACCGCCGAGCGCCTCGAGCAGCGTCGGGCCGACCTCGAATCGCTCGAGCAACCCCCGCTTGACGAGCAGATCGCCGCGCTCGAGTCGCTCTCGGAGACGGAGTACGAGACGATCCTCGAGCGGGCCCTCGACGGCGAGGGGCCGGGCAACGACGCCGCCGTCCAGTTCTTGCCCTCCTCGTACGAACCCGGCTCGACGACCGCCGACGCCCGAATGGTCGTCGTCACGCAGACGACCGACCCCGACGTCCAGGGACCGACGACGGCCCACGATCGCCTCGTCGAGAGCCAACTCGAGATACGGGAGCTGGCCGAGGACCGCGAGGAGGAGTACGCCGTCTTCGGCTTCGGCATCGTCGCCGACGAGATCGATCGCTCGATCGACGACAGCTTAGCGATCGTCGGCCCGCTCGCCGTCGCGTTCGTCGTCGTCGCGTTGCTGATCGCCTATCGAGATCCCATCGACGTCGCCCTCGGTATCGCGGGCACGATCGCCGTTCTGGTGTGGACCTTCGGCGTCGCGGGCTGGGCCGGCATCGCGTTCAACCAGACGTTCGTGGCGATCCCGGTCCTGTTGGTCGGGCTGTCGATCGATTACGCGATTCACGTGTTCATGCGGTATCGGGAGCACCGCGAGGCGCTACGCGCCTCGGACCGAGCGAGCGGGCCCTCGGCCCGTGAGCACCGCGAGACGCCACGCGTCTCGGAGTTGCGAACGGGGAGCGGTGCGACCCGTGAGGACGAAAGCGGGGTACGGAACGCGATGACCGTCGCCCTCGCCGGCGTCGGCGTCGCGTTCGTCTGGGTTACGACGACGACGACGATCGGCTTTCTCGCGACGCTCACCAGCCCGGTCGCGCCGATCCGCGAGTTCGGCGTCGTCAGCGCCGTCGGCATTCTCTCTGCCCTGCTCGTCTTCGGCGTCGTCCTCCCCGCCGCTAAGGTCGAACTCGACGCCGCCCTCGAGCGTCACGGCATCGATCGACACAAACGGGCGATCGGGACCGGCGACCGGGCGGCGACGCTCCTGTCGGCCGGCACGGTCGCCGCCAGACGGGTGCCACTCGTCGTGCTCGCCTGCGTCCTCCTGATCACGGCTGGTGCCGTCTACGCCGCGGCCGACGTCGACACGAGCGTCGAGGAAGACGAGTTGCTCGTCGAGCAGCCGCCGGCCTGGACCGAGTCGATGCCCGGCCCGTTCGAGCCCGGCACCTACGGCGCGAGCGAGGATCTCGAGGTCCTCGAGTCGACGTTCCAGCGCGAGGACGCCACGGGACAGATCGTCGTCCGGGGGAACGTCACCGACGGGGAGACGCTCCAGCGGGTCGCCCGGGCCGAGACAGAAGCCGCTGAGGCGGACACGATCTATACCCTGCCGACCGGGGAAGCCGACGTCCGGAGCCCGCTCTCGGCCGTCGACGAGACGGCACGCGAGGACGACTCGCTCGAGGCGACCGTCTCGCTCGCTGATCGGACCGACGACGGCGTGCCGGATCAGAACCTCGAGGGCGTCTACGACCGGCTGTTCGCGGCCGACTCGGAGACCGCCAGCGACGTCGTCTACCGGACGGAGACGGGTGAGTACGAGGCGATCCGGCTCGTCGTGGCGGTACGCGGAGACGCCGACCCCGCCGAAGCGGCCACGGAGCTGCGCGCCATCGCGGCGACGATCGACGACGACGATCGCTTGACCGCGGTCGCGACCGACGGACCCGTCCTCACGACCGTGGTCGAGGAAGACGTCCACGCGACGGTCCAGGGAAGTCTCGTGCTCTCCGTGCTCGTGGTCGTCGCCGTCCTCGCGGTCGCCTACCGGGCGACGGGCACGCGTGCGTCACTCGCCGCCGTGACGATTCTCCCCGTGGCACTCGCCGTCGCGTGGGTCGTCGGGACGATGGCGTTGCTGTCGATCCCGTTCAACGCGGTGACCGGGATGATCGCGAGTCTCACCGTCGGAATCGGCGTCGCCTACAGCATCCACGTCAGCAGCCGGTACGTCCTCGAGCTCGAGCGCCGGGAGACGGTTCGGGACGCCCTCGAGACGACGATCGCCGGCACCGGTGGCGCGGTGCTCGCCAGTGCGGTGACGACCGTCGGCGGCGTCGGCACGCTCGCAGTCGCCATCCTGCCGGTCCTCCGACAGTTCGGGGTCATTACGGCGCTGTCGATCGCCTACGCGTTCCTCGCGAGCGTGTTCGTCCTCCCGACGCTTTTGGTCCTCTGGACGCGGTATCTCGGCCCCGACGTTTCGCTCGAAGACGACGGCTCGAGCTGTCGACGTGACGACCCGTAG
- a CDS encoding DUF7345 domain-containing protein has translation MDRRLTIIGVVALVLASALAVPVAGSSGDDVTYEDPTLHVALTEDGDATVSLVSVYDLSDANERDAFESLREDERVQDEMLERFADRADSIATDVDEEMSVTEESVDVRTDDDRGVVVLSVAWNGLASVDGETLVVTEPFASGFEPDRTLVVTAPGGATIESTTPKPATVDETRATWDAGTDLSGFETAVSLADDEDRTTDVDDDDSTGEDDATSGFGVGIAVVGVVLSVAALLEART, from the coding sequence ATGGATCGAAGACTCACCATCATCGGCGTCGTCGCCCTGGTCCTCGCGAGCGCGCTCGCGGTGCCGGTCGCGGGCTCGAGTGGAGATGACGTCACATACGAGGATCCGACGTTGCACGTAGCGCTCACCGAGGACGGCGACGCGACAGTGTCGCTGGTCTCGGTCTACGATCTGTCAGACGCGAACGAACGTGACGCGTTCGAGTCGCTACGCGAGGACGAGCGTGTACAAGACGAGATGCTCGAACGGTTCGCCGACAGGGCGGATTCGATCGCGACCGACGTCGACGAGGAGATGTCCGTCACCGAAGAGTCGGTCGACGTCCGGACCGACGACGATCGCGGGGTCGTGGTCCTGTCGGTAGCCTGGAACGGATTGGCATCCGTAGACGGAGAGACGCTCGTCGTCACCGAACCGTTCGCCAGCGGATTCGAGCCCGATCGAACGCTCGTAGTGACGGCTCCGGGCGGGGCGACGATCGAATCGACGACTCCCAAGCCAGCGACCGTGGACGAAACGCGAGCGACCTGGGACGCGGGAACTGACCTCTCCGGATTCGAGACCGCAGTCTCGCTCGCCGACGATGAGGACCGAACGACTGATGTGGACGATGACGATAGTACCGGTGAAGACGACGCAACGTCCGGCTTCGGCGTAGGTATCGCAGTGGTTGGCGTCGTACTCAGCGTCGCGGCGTTACTCGAGGCTCGTACGTAA
- a CDS encoding MMPL family transporter, with translation MSVPERLAGTITGHSKLVLVVLLVATALVGAGATALDDDSSLEQFESDSPEVEAAEYVSENFTADDDNDTTTVQLIKRGDNVLTQESLVSSLEFQQTMRNNASINATLYEDDAVVGVENIVAISELRGEQFEELEDEQEALEDEFERLDEAGDDLEAEFEEFNETAEEIESRGDALERDAERLERDAERLEEDRTQLEADQAELDERVGVLEAALNETVELQTAYEQADSEAEREAIDQQIDDEWDDAIDAAELDAEEAATFETAGEQVREAVGADVRLEGAIQTGAAVADDPADQAVLQDALEETVELQTAYDEADSEAERAAIDDEIEETWTDAAAEADLGPQETAEFEAVGAEVRELTTEANAAPTVEDAVELGTAGVFEAEFAELEARGQELEERADELEERETDLEERSAELERDSEALEERGDDLEERADDLEERADDLEERADDLEADVEALEEADDPSLEQQIEYLESLNESEFEDAIRDALDDDDDEESGALAFMSTDYEPGTTQADARMTFVTQSTADEMDDMGGFDGDASEAQLDVRELADQQDEEYVVFGVGVISDEIDRSMGDSLAIVGPLALLFVVVALFVAYRDPLDIVLGVAGIFVVLLWTFGFMGWAGIAFNQMFVAVPVLLIGLSIDYAIHVFMRHRERRELSDITDDVGGSMLLALAGVGVALVWVTATTMIGFLANLVSPIGPVREFGVVSAVGIFSALLVFGALVPAAKVELDSLLERYGIDRRKRAFGTGDSRFGDVLSIGSTAARKAPIVVLVAVLLLTAGGVYGASQVDTSFDEEDFLAESPPAWTDHLGPLSPGEYQAKDDLEFVNENFQREDAQARILVGGDVTDPETLERIDAAESAATETEVAYTLPSGEADVRSPLSAMEDAARDNESFNETFTDADTTGDGIPDENVSTVYDEFFEVEDDAAEVIYRTDDGSYEAVQLVVAIQGDAELGDVADEMRDVAAVMDDRGLEDRWDAIATGDPIVNHVVEGDLLETVLQSLMITLVAVFAFLTLAYWLTGKGATLGAVTLLPVAVSVSWILGSMYLLEMPFNVLTGMITSLTIGLGVAYSIHVSSRYTLELERQGNAWDAIETTVQGTGGALLGSAATTVGGFGTLALAILPVLRQFGIITGLTIIYAFLASVFVLPTLLILWTRYLGPEVSFEVPEATPVASDGGSEEGEP, from the coding sequence GTGAGCGTCCCCGAACGACTCGCCGGCACGATAACGGGTCACAGCAAGCTCGTCCTCGTCGTCTTGCTCGTGGCGACCGCGCTGGTCGGAGCCGGCGCGACGGCGCTCGACGACGACTCCTCGCTCGAGCAGTTCGAGTCCGACTCGCCCGAGGTCGAAGCCGCCGAGTACGTCTCCGAGAACTTCACCGCCGACGACGACAACGATACGACGACGGTACAGCTGATCAAGCGGGGTGACAACGTTCTCACACAGGAGTCGCTGGTTTCGTCGCTCGAGTTCCAGCAGACGATGCGGAACAACGCGTCGATAAACGCGACGCTCTACGAGGACGACGCCGTCGTCGGCGTCGAGAACATCGTCGCCATCAGCGAGCTGCGCGGCGAGCAGTTCGAGGAACTCGAGGACGAACAGGAAGCGCTCGAAGACGAGTTCGAGCGACTGGACGAGGCCGGCGACGACCTCGAGGCGGAGTTCGAAGAGTTCAACGAAACCGCCGAGGAGATCGAGTCCCGTGGCGACGCCCTCGAACGCGACGCCGAGCGCCTCGAGCGCGACGCCGAACGGCTCGAGGAGGACCGGACACAGCTCGAGGCCGACCAGGCCGAACTCGACGAGCGCGTCGGCGTTCTCGAGGCGGCGTTGAACGAGACCGTCGAGTTACAGACGGCCTACGAGCAGGCTGACTCCGAGGCCGAACGGGAGGCGATCGATCAGCAGATCGACGACGAGTGGGACGATGCGATCGACGCTGCCGAGCTCGATGCCGAGGAGGCGGCGACGTTCGAGACCGCAGGCGAGCAGGTCAGAGAAGCTGTCGGTGCGGACGTCCGCCTCGAGGGTGCGATCCAGACGGGAGCGGCCGTCGCCGACGACCCCGCCGACCAGGCCGTCCTCCAGGATGCGCTCGAGGAGACCGTCGAGTTACAGACGGCCTACGACGAGGCCGACTCCGAGGCCGAACGGGCGGCGATCGACGACGAGATCGAGGAAACGTGGACCGACGCGGCCGCCGAGGCCGACCTCGGTCCCCAAGAGACCGCCGAGTTCGAAGCCGTCGGCGCCGAGGTCCGCGAGCTGACGACCGAGGCAAACGCCGCGCCGACGGTCGAGGACGCCGTCGAACTCGGGACCGCCGGCGTCTTCGAGGCGGAGTTCGCCGAGCTCGAAGCACGCGGTCAGGAACTCGAGGAACGCGCCGACGAGCTCGAGGAACGGGAAACGGACCTGGAGGAACGCTCGGCGGAACTCGAACGTGACAGCGAGGCACTCGAGGAGCGGGGCGACGACCTCGAAGAGCGTGCCGACGACCTCGAAGAGCGCGCCGACGACCTCGAGGAACGTGCCGACGACCTCGAAGCCGACGTCGAGGCGCTCGAGGAGGCGGACGATCCATCGCTCGAGCAGCAGATCGAGTACCTCGAGAGCCTAAACGAGAGCGAGTTCGAGGACGCGATCAGGGACGCGCTCGACGATGACGACGACGAAGAGTCGGGCGCGCTCGCGTTCATGTCGACGGACTACGAGCCCGGGACGACCCAGGCCGACGCCCGGATGACGTTCGTCACCCAGTCGACCGCCGACGAGATGGACGACATGGGTGGGTTCGACGGCGACGCGAGCGAGGCCCAACTCGACGTGCGCGAACTCGCCGATCAGCAAGACGAGGAGTACGTCGTCTTCGGCGTCGGCGTGATCAGCGACGAGATCGACCGCTCGATGGGCGACAGCCTGGCGATCGTCGGCCCGCTCGCGTTGTTGTTCGTCGTCGTCGCCCTGTTCGTCGCCTACCGCGACCCCCTCGACATCGTCCTCGGGGTCGCCGGCATCTTCGTCGTGTTGCTCTGGACGTTCGGCTTCATGGGCTGGGCGGGGATCGCGTTCAACCAGATGTTCGTCGCCGTCCCCGTGTTGTTGATCGGGCTCTCGATCGACTACGCGATCCACGTCTTCATGCGCCACCGGGAGCGACGCGAGCTGTCGGATATCACCGACGACGTGGGCGGCTCGATGCTGCTCGCACTCGCCGGCGTCGGCGTCGCGCTCGTGTGGGTGACCGCGACGACGATGATCGGATTCCTCGCGAACCTCGTCAGCCCGATCGGTCCGGTCCGTGAGTTCGGCGTCGTCAGCGCCGTCGGCATCTTCTCGGCGCTTCTGGTCTTCGGCGCGCTCGTCCCCGCTGCCAAAGTCGAGCTCGACTCCCTGCTCGAGCGCTACGGCATCGACCGACGCAAGCGGGCGTTCGGGACGGGAGACAGTCGGTTCGGCGACGTCCTCTCGATCGGCTCGACTGCCGCACGCAAGGCACCGATCGTCGTCCTCGTCGCCGTCCTGTTGCTCACCGCAGGCGGCGTCTACGGGGCAAGCCAGGTCGATACGAGCTTCGACGAGGAGGACTTCCTCGCGGAGAGCCCACCCGCGTGGACCGACCACCTCGGGCCGTTGAGCCCCGGCGAGTACCAGGCGAAAGACGACCTCGAGTTCGTCAACGAGAACTTCCAGCGCGAGGACGCCCAGGCGCGGATCCTCGTCGGGGGAGACGTGACGGATCCGGAGACGCTCGAACGAATCGACGCCGCCGAGTCGGCCGCGACGGAGACCGAGGTCGCCTACACCTTACCAAGCGGCGAGGCGGACGTCCGGAGTCCGCTGTCGGCGATGGAAGACGCCGCGCGCGACAACGAGTCGTTCAACGAGACGTTCACCGACGCCGATACCACCGGCGACGGCATCCCCGACGAGAACGTCTCGACGGTGTACGACGAGTTCTTCGAGGTCGAAGACGACGCGGCCGAGGTCATCTACCGGACCGACGACGGCTCCTACGAGGCCGTCCAGCTCGTCGTCGCGATCCAGGGCGACGCCGAGCTCGGCGACGTCGCCGACGAGATGCGCGACGTCGCGGCAGTGATGGACGACCGCGGGCTCGAGGACCGGTGGGACGCCATCGCGACCGGCGATCCGATCGTGAACCACGTCGTTGAAGGTGATCTGCTCGAGACCGTCCTCCAGAGCCTCATGATCACGCTCGTCGCCGTCTTCGCCTTCCTCACGCTCGCGTACTGGCTGACCGGCAAGGGTGCGACCCTGGGTGCGGTGACGCTGTTGCCCGTGGCCGTCTCGGTCAGCTGGATCCTCGGCTCGATGTACCTGCTCGAGATGCCCTTCAACGTGTTGACGGGGATGATCACGAGCCTGACGATCGGACTCGGCGTCGCCTACAGCATTCACGTTAGCTCCCGGTACACCCTCGAACTCGAACGGCAGGGCAACGCCTGGGACGCGATCGAGACCACCGTCCAGGGGACCGGCGGCGCGTTGCTGGGCAGCGCCGCGACGACCGTCGGCGGCTTCGGGACGCTCGCACTCGCCATCCTGCCCGTTCTCCGACAGTTCGGTATCATCACCGGTCTGACGATCATCTACGCGTTCCTCGCGAGCGTGTTCGTCCTCCCGACGCTTTTGATCCTCTGGACGCGCTATCTCGGACCGGAGGTCTCCTTCGAGGTGCCGGAGGCGACGCCGGTCGCGAGCGACGGTGGTTCCGAGGAGGGAGAGCCATGA
- a CDS encoding mRNA surveillance protein pelota, which translates to MQIKSREQVEGGRERVTVVPESLDDLWHLQYVLEPGDRVAGDTTRRIQRDDDKMRDTGGEREHMWVAIAVETVEFHKFANRLRVGGEIVACSREDQLGFHHTLNVEERDEITIEKWWKPDQEARLEEAEEATEAPDVAIVTVEEGRAHVHTVAQYGTEERATISGPTGKGEFARERSELFAELASVLQRLDVDAIILAGPGFTKQDALKYLEDEAPEVAEQVTMVDTASVGDRGVHEVLKRGAVADVQQETRIESEAEDIDELTQRIAQGAKAAYGPEEVKKAAEYGAIERLLILDDRLRQERGPDGEWDVDVDEIVRTTEQKGGEVTVFSSEFPPGQQLANLGGIAALLRYRLE; encoded by the coding sequence ATGCAGATCAAAAGCCGGGAGCAGGTCGAGGGCGGCCGCGAGCGTGTGACGGTCGTCCCCGAGAGCCTGGACGACCTCTGGCACCTGCAGTACGTCTTAGAGCCCGGCGATCGCGTCGCCGGCGACACCACCCGGCGGATTCAACGCGACGACGACAAGATGCGCGATACGGGCGGAGAGCGCGAGCACATGTGGGTCGCGATCGCCGTCGAGACCGTCGAGTTCCACAAGTTCGCCAACCGGCTGCGGGTCGGCGGCGAGATCGTCGCCTGCTCTCGAGAGGACCAGCTCGGCTTTCATCACACGTTGAACGTCGAGGAGCGCGACGAGATCACGATCGAGAAGTGGTGGAAACCCGATCAGGAGGCCCGCCTCGAGGAGGCCGAGGAGGCGACCGAGGCCCCCGACGTGGCGATCGTCACCGTCGAGGAGGGCCGAGCCCACGTCCACACAGTCGCCCAGTACGGCACCGAAGAGCGGGCGACGATCTCCGGCCCCACGGGGAAAGGCGAGTTCGCTCGCGAGCGCTCTGAGCTGTTCGCCGAACTGGCGAGCGTCCTGCAACGGCTCGACGTCGACGCGATCATCCTCGCGGGACCCGGCTTCACGAAACAGGACGCGCTGAAGTATCTCGAGGACGAGGCTCCCGAGGTCGCCGAACAGGTGACGATGGTCGACACCGCGAGCGTGGGCGACCGGGGCGTCCACGAGGTGCTCAAGCGCGGGGCGGTCGCGGACGTCCAGCAGGAGACCCGCATCGAGAGCGAGGCCGAGGACATCGACGAACTCACCCAACGCATCGCCCAGGGGGCGAAGGCCGCCTACGGCCCCGAGGAGGTGAAGAAGGCCGCAGAGTACGGCGCGATCGAACGGCTGTTGATCCTCGACGACCGCCTGCGACAGGAACGCGGCCCCGACGGCGAGTGGGACGTCGACGTCGACGAGATCGTCCGCACGACCGAGCAGAAAGGTGGCGAGGTGACGGTGTTCTCCAGTGAGTTCCCGCCCGGTCAGCAACTGGCGAACCTCGGCGGGATCGCCGCCTTGCTTCGGTACCGACTCGAGTGA